TGAGAATATTTCCCCATCCGTTCAGCAGTTGATTGGCCATGACCTGGAAGGTCAACTAAAAGAAAACGATAATTTTCTTGGGGAAGACGATTCAAAATTTTTTGCCAAGTCAGGAGATTTTCTCCTAATCCATGGATCATTAATAAGGGAAAATTATCTGTTTTTCCAGAATCAACATAATGGATCATATTTTTACCAATTTTAACCTGGTTAGAATAAGCAAAGTCTCTTGGTGAAAAAGCTATTATAAATAGAAAAATCAGGGTAAAAACCGAAAGTATTAAATAATAGTTAGTATTGGTTGGTTTCGACACTGATTATTACTCAACCGGTTTTATTTCCATATCATGGATAATCGATTTTGCCTGGAGCATTTGGTTCTCTTTAACCTGAACTTCTATTGGACCAGTATCACCAAAGTAGGCGATTCCGCCATAAGGTTGGGTTGATGGCTTTAAAATTACTTTGATACCCTCAGCTTCTAAAAAGCCTTTAATAAGTTCAGCTTCTATATTATTTTGAGCCAGTTTTACAGTCCGGTAATTCATGCCGATCCCGCCTTAAAAAGTTTTCTTCAATTATTATTATAACTATTCTTTTTTTATAAATACAGCGAGGAAGAAAATAATGACAATGATGAATTAAAAGCAAATCAATTATAATAATAAGAGAAAGGATATATTCAGGAGGAGGGATGTTTTGATGTTGGAAGGATTAGGGGATCGTTTTCAACGAGAAACCAAATATATTCGAGGAGAAAGCCTGGTAGGTGGAATGAGTTGGGAAAACTTACCAGAGCCTTTTAAATTTTATTCCAACGTTCAAATTGTAAACTTACCAGAACCAAAAGATTTAAGTGGGATGAGCTTTAACGAAGCTCTACTGAAAAGGAAAAGCATACGAGAATATTCATTGGAACCAATTCAGTTGGATCAGCTTTCATATATTTTATGGGCAGCCAATGGGATTCGTAATCGAGAAGCAAACCAGGAATTTCGTACTGCCCCTTCGGCAGGTGCACTTTATCCAATTGAGACCTATCTTGTGGTTAGCGATGTTTCAGACCTTAACCCTGGGATTTACCATTATTTGGTTCAAAAGCATGAATTAGAGACATTAAAAAAAGGAAAGTTTACCCGTGAAATGGTCAGGGCAGGAATGGGACAGGAGATGCTGGGGAAGGCGGCGGTTACTTTCGTATGGACAGCAATCTTTGAACGTTCGAAATGGAAATATCGACAACGGGCTTATCGTTATGTTTATCTGGATACTGGTCATATTGCTGAAAACCTTGCTTTAGCAGCAACCTCCCTTGGATTAGGAAGTTGCCAGATTGGAGCTTTATTTGATGATGAAGTGAATCTGATTATTGGTGTTGATGGGATCGAAGAAAGTGTTCTTTACATGAGTACGGTTGGACAACCAGCAGATTGAAAAAGGCCGTGTTGAGTGAAGAGTGATTAAAAGGAAATAAAAGGAGGTTTATCATGATTCAAAATAAAAAAAAGATTGTAATAGTTCTTTTAACGGTTTTGAGTCTTTTCTTTTTAATGACTTTTATTTCGTATGGTGAGGAAGTTATTTTGCGAATTGGTTCGCCAAATATGGTTAGCACGGCCAACTTGGTTTTTGATGATTATCTGCCGGTTTTTGCCCATATTTCCAATCCTCCACTAACCAAAATGAACACCGAGGGACAAATTGTAGGTCAGAGTGCAAAATTAATCGAAGTGAGTTCGGATAATACAACTTGGACTTTTCATCTCGATGATTCGCTGTATTGGAGTGATGGTCAAAAAGTGACTCCCCAGGATGTCAAGTTTACCATTGAATTTATTGCTCAAAATGTTCCCTGGGCAGGTTGGCTGAAAGAGGGACTTCAAGATATTTCTATTCAAGAACCAAATGCAGTGATATTGAAATTTAACAAGCCTCATACTCAGATTAACCGAGATTTATCCAGCTATAATTTACTCCCTAAGCACATTTGGGAAAAGATTGAATCCCCCCAGGACTACTCGAATCCCGGAGAAAATATCGGTTGCGGACCTTTCTATATGAAAAAGGTAGATCTAAATGCTGGAATTATAACCATGGAAAAAAATCCTTACTGGAAAGGTCAAACACCTCAAATTGGTAAGATTGAAATTCATTTATATAACAATGTTGATGTTTTGTCATTAGCCTTGGAAAAAGGGGATGTTGACACCTATTATCGATATGCTTCATCATATCCCTACCAGAATATAGAGAGATTAAAGAAAACCGGACGTTTTGATTTTGTTGAAAAGCTCAACATAGGACTCTACTTCTTGGCTTTTAATTTAAAACGAACTCCAATGTCTGACTTTAAATTTCGGGAAGCAATTTCTTATGCTATCAACTACCCTGAAATTTTAAAGCTTGATGCCTTAGGATATGGCAACATTCCAACTCGAGGTTTTGTTCCCAACAGTATGGATTATTTTATTGAAACCGAATTATTAACCTATGATTTGGAAAAAGCAAATAGATTGTTAGAGGAAGCTGGTTATATTGATAGTGATAAGAATGGTATACGGGAAGACTTAGCAGGAAAGGATATTGACCTTACTATGCTTGTTGAACCTGATTATGTTCGCCGTTCAGAGTTGATCAAGTATTACTTGGAAGAGGTTGGTATCAAAGTTTCCATGAAAAATGTTGATGAATCAACCTGGATTGCCCTGAAAGATCAGTATGAATATGACATTACCGTAACTCGTAGTTCTCCATGGGGAATGATGGTCCACGGGAGCTGGGGAACGGCTTATTTCGATTCCCGAAGAACTGGTGAGGGTGTTTTGCACATTGTTGATGATCCAATCTTTCTTGGGTTGGTTGATGGATTGCTTTCTACAACTGATCCGGAAAAAATAAAAGAGCTTGCCCACTCAGTTCAAAGTTATTATGCTGAAACATTACCGGCAATAGCACTCTATTGGAATATGATTATTACACCCTTTAACCGGGAATTTACTGGTTGGCAACCTGATCCTCTCTTTGGGATTTATAACATCGATAATTTTGTTAATCTGAAGAAAGTATTATAGTCATTTAATCTCATCTTTTAAAAAAGGGGGAAGGAGGGGTTTGAATTTTTTGGAGCCCAATCGAATCCCAAACTATCTCCCTTTATCCAAAGGGAAAAGAATAAAAAAGATTGAGCTCAAGAGATTGTCACGTCACTCCGTTCCTCGCAATGACGAATCAAAGTTCCTTCTCCCTTGATGGGAGAAGGTGAGGATGAGGGTGGAACCTCTGATTGAAACCCAGGTTTGGTGTTTTTAAAATTAAGGTATGAAGTGAATATCCAAGCTCCCCCCTCACCTTAATCCTCTCCCACCAGGGGAGAGGAAAAAAAGAAAAACAAGAGAAGGTAAGGGTGAGGGTGAAAACCCAGGATGG
This genomic stretch from Candidatus Atribacteria bacterium ADurb.Bin276 harbors:
- a CDS encoding nitroreductase A, whose translation is MLEGLGDRFQRETKYIRGESLVGGMSWENLPEPFKFYSNVQIVNLPEPKDLSGMSFNEALLKRKSIREYSLEPIQLDQLSYILWAANGIRNREANQEFRTAPSAGALYPIETYLVVSDVSDLNPGIYHYLVQKHELETLKKGKFTREMVRAGMGQEMLGKAAVTFVWTAIFERSKWKYRQRAYRYVYLDTGHIAENLALAATSLGLGSCQIGALFDDEVNLIIGVDGIEESVLYMSTVGQPAD
- the nikA gene encoding Nickel-binding periplasmic protein precursor, yielding MIQNKKKIVIVLLTVLSLFFLMTFISYGEEVILRIGSPNMVSTANLVFDDYLPVFAHISNPPLTKMNTEGQIVGQSAKLIEVSSDNTTWTFHLDDSLYWSDGQKVTPQDVKFTIEFIAQNVPWAGWLKEGLQDISIQEPNAVILKFNKPHTQINRDLSSYNLLPKHIWEKIESPQDYSNPGENIGCGPFYMKKVDLNAGIITMEKNPYWKGQTPQIGKIEIHLYNNVDVLSLALEKGDVDTYYRYASSYPYQNIERLKKTGRFDFVEKLNIGLYFLAFNLKRTPMSDFKFREAISYAINYPEILKLDALGYGNIPTRGFVPNSMDYFIETELLTYDLEKANRLLEEAGYIDSDKNGIREDLAGKDIDLTMLVEPDYVRRSELIKYYLEEVGIKVSMKNVDESTWIALKDQYEYDITVTRSSPWGMMVHGSWGTAYFDSRRTGEGVLHIVDDPIFLGLVDGLLSTTDPEKIKELAHSVQSYYAETLPAIALYWNMIITPFNREFTGWQPDPLFGIYNIDNFVNLKKVL